One stretch of Leadbetterella byssophila DSM 17132 DNA includes these proteins:
- a CDS encoding arylesterase, producing MNRWKIVGIFVIVGLLALTLKVLYKAGVFTPLDPLPLNAETIPTPPGIEDLDFDPETGTIFLSSHDRRNFQSTGAIYALKSGQLTNLTDKLGLSEFRPHGISFIKTNGHKFLFVISHRDTKNSVLKFIFEGDSLRMINTYSSSEFTTPNDLVAVGENSFFLSNDHGKVGENLKKWADYVALPVGNIVYFDGQRSKVVLDRVAYPNGLAVYDNRLYVASTLGNYIGVYEAEGSNYELKKLKSISVPYAPDNLMVAGSRIYVAAHPKTLKFLAHAKDSTKISPSAIFYLEEDKPKIVYVEDGSKLSGSSTALAVPDPMGDVTLYLGSVYERKILKLSEK from the coding sequence ATGAACCGCTGGAAGATTGTAGGCATTTTTGTCATTGTAGGCCTCCTGGCTCTTACCCTTAAGGTACTATATAAGGCTGGGGTGTTCACACCTTTAGATCCTCTACCCTTAAATGCCGAAACCATACCTACCCCTCCTGGCATAGAAGACCTGGATTTTGACCCGGAAACGGGAACCATCTTCCTAAGCTCTCATGACAGGAGAAACTTCCAATCTACAGGTGCTATATATGCACTAAAATCTGGCCAATTAACAAATCTTACTGATAAACTTGGCCTATCTGAATTCAGACCTCACGGTATATCTTTTATAAAAACTAACGGACATAAGTTTCTATTCGTCATTTCTCATAGAGACACTAAGAATTCTGTTCTGAAATTCATTTTCGAAGGGGATTCCCTCCGAATGATTAATACCTATTCCAGTTCTGAGTTTACTACTCCTAATGACCTGGTGGCTGTGGGCGAGAATTCATTCTTCCTGTCCAATGACCATGGAAAAGTGGGGGAAAACTTAAAGAAGTGGGCAGATTATGTAGCTCTTCCTGTAGGAAATATAGTATATTTTGATGGGCAAAGATCCAAAGTGGTCTTAGACAGAGTAGCTTATCCTAACGGACTAGCCGTATATGATAACAGACTATATGTAGCTTCCACCTTAGGGAATTACATAGGAGTATACGAAGCAGAGGGTTCCAACTACGAACTTAAAAAATTAAAGAGCATATCAGTCCCTTACGCACCGGATAATCTAATGGTGGCCGGAAGTAGAATTTATGTAGCAGCGCACCCCAAGACCCTTAAGTTTCTGGCACACGCAAAAGACTCTACAAAAATCTCCCCTTCTGCTATCTTCTACTTAGAAGAAGACAAACCGAAAATAGTCTATGTAGAAGACGGAAGCAAGTTATCCGGAAGCAGTACAGCCCTTGCCGTTCCAGACCCTATGGGAGATGTGACCTTATACCTTGGTAGTGTGTACGAAAGAAAGATTCTCAAGCTTTCTGAAAAGTAA
- a CDS encoding sugar phosphate isomerase/epimerase family protein, giving the protein MNRRNFIKTAGCSAVALPVALQGLTSCSKGQNPFGINLWTVRDEMSNDPKATLKFLSDCGYKQIETFTGDKGVFWGYSPKDFHQILNDLGLQLISAHVDPKFTIDPSTEHEFLQLCENLASLGAEHVFNPYPGPQTNSEDWKKLALGLNRQGKSSLAHGVRSGYHNHHQEFKLTPEGDVPYFLLMEETDPSLVDFELDLYWAVKIGQNPVDLFQKYPGRFSFAHFKDLYKDEKIAEIEASDEPRTEEWPVGASTYLGNGQLDFKNILKVGKSVGLKNFIVEQERFDQSTPLDDSCKNAEYMRELLS; this is encoded by the coding sequence ATGAATCGTAGAAACTTTATCAAGACAGCAGGGTGCTCAGCGGTTGCACTTCCGGTAGCATTACAAGGCTTGACTTCATGCTCAAAAGGCCAGAATCCCTTCGGTATCAATCTTTGGACCGTTAGAGATGAAATGAGTAATGACCCTAAAGCAACTTTGAAGTTTCTGTCCGATTGCGGATACAAACAGATAGAAACCTTTACAGGTGATAAAGGTGTATTCTGGGGCTATAGCCCTAAAGATTTCCATCAAATCCTAAATGATCTGGGCCTTCAATTAATAAGTGCTCATGTGGATCCTAAATTCACCATTGATCCAAGCACAGAGCACGAATTTCTACAGCTTTGCGAAAATCTGGCTTCCCTAGGAGCAGAACACGTCTTTAACCCTTACCCAGGACCACAGACAAATTCTGAAGACTGGAAGAAATTAGCACTAGGGTTAAATCGTCAAGGAAAGAGCTCACTGGCTCATGGTGTACGCTCAGGATACCATAACCATCATCAGGAATTCAAACTGACCCCAGAAGGAGATGTCCCCTATTTCTTATTGATGGAAGAAACTGACCCTTCTTTGGTGGATTTCGAGCTAGATCTATATTGGGCCGTTAAAATCGGTCAAAACCCGGTAGATCTTTTTCAAAAATATCCAGGAAGATTCAGCTTTGCACATTTCAAAGATCTTTACAAAGACGAAAAAATAGCTGAAATAGAAGCATCTGATGAGCCACGCACAGAGGAATGGCCTGTAGGTGCAAGTACCTATCTAGGTAACGGACAATTAGATTTTAAAAACATTTTAAAAGTGGGAAAATCGGTAGGTTTAAAGAACTTCATTGTGGAGCAAGAGAGATTTGATCAGTCTACTCCGCTAGATGATAGTTGTAAAAATGCCGAATACATGAGGGAATTATTGTCATGA
- a CDS encoding glycerophosphodiester phosphodiesterase family protein has protein sequence MKPILFILWFLSFDQPWIVAHRGGHQYAPENSLEAIEEAIQHKADIVELDVRRSRDGVFFLMHDSSLKRTTGMDKKAEELTWTELQKLNLLHNGKLTSHKIPSFEEALLRAGNRIVIDIDFKVAGMDARRDAYQLIEKTKMESQVLFFLYDYKEMFEMHPWNRKIKIMPRVYKEEDLEEVVASGLTDIVHVDPSFKNSALLRSDKMKGYRIWINTLGAVDQKGVTDVKAYRDFVSDFSFANVFQTDFPLQLRQALR, from the coding sequence ATGAAGCCTATTTTATTTATACTCTGGTTCTTATCCTTTGATCAGCCATGGATAGTTGCGCACCGTGGGGGGCATCAGTATGCTCCTGAAAATAGTTTAGAAGCCATAGAGGAAGCAATTCAGCATAAAGCAGATATCGTAGAGTTAGATGTGAGAAGGAGTAGAGACGGAGTTTTCTTTTTGATGCATGATTCTTCCCTGAAACGCACCACTGGCATGGATAAGAAGGCGGAAGAATTAACATGGACGGAACTTCAAAAATTAAATTTATTGCACAACGGTAAACTGACCTCTCATAAGATCCCAAGTTTTGAAGAGGCGTTATTGAGAGCGGGCAATAGAATAGTTATAGATATAGATTTCAAAGTAGCTGGCATGGATGCTCGAAGGGATGCTTATCAACTGATAGAAAAGACAAAAATGGAATCTCAAGTACTTTTCTTTTTGTATGATTACAAGGAAATGTTTGAGATGCATCCATGGAATCGCAAGATTAAAATTATGCCCAGAGTATATAAAGAGGAAGATCTGGAAGAGGTGGTGGCTTCCGGTTTAACGGATATTGTGCATGTTGACCCTTCTTTCAAGAATTCCGCCCTCCTTCGCTCTGATAAAATGAAGGGATATAGGATTTGGATCAATACTTTAGGAGCGGTAGATCAAAAGGGAGTTACGGATGTAAAGGCTTATAGAGACTTTGTTTCTGATTTCTCCTTTGCAAATGTTTTTCAAACGGACTTTCCATTGCAGTTACGGCAAGCTTTAAGATAA
- a CDS encoding fibronectin type III domain-containing protein: MKRIIILILCSFSALAQNPIQGSILGRGKPYKDKIALRWNTNNYQVFKQLTQDGVWIDRMILNANNQVEGKDWTRITAQPVKAKSLAEMERIATVKDTALAIVAEGLYGKSEYPSDLSLMDRIKYQDMERENKHLIVTLYTSINREAALYAGLGFEDAISVDPNKNYVYRITPVKPDGVPGTLITGYIYVAGRDVNVNPEYRGLDTKAGEQAIVLRWPKSESPFTGYFIERSEDKKKFSRIHQNVYLPNIEVDSSSQDTFYYYYDSVANYKPYYYRLIGINAFGEHHLYADTVRGMAEDFTPVTPPTFELEKNGEKLSFTWKKPEEKDLKGYYILTGKTPSANEVLITKTMLNPDVTQYTHTIDNSISAAYYRLMLTDTVGNISYSNPVYMFEPDETPPAPPTGLTGKIDTSGIVTLNWNLDHNEAALRGYKVYIANQGDHQFTPVSNIVADTTYSFPISLETLTRKVWIQVVAIDGSFNHSKPSKTLILDRPDQIPPITPQILNYTNDKNGISLSWSNSKSSDFKENILYKRSEGETQWAEIFKSNKVYNYLDKDVKPGAQYEYTLRAIDSSGLYSDYAFPIAIRTSFQNSTETLNLTGTYVAAKKWVTLKWTASKKEVDYFILYKDEGQGLTMYKSLPASTLSFEEEGTGLPKGKYALKVKYKDLQESDLFICK; this comes from the coding sequence ATGAAAAGAATTATAATCCTTATACTATGTAGCTTCAGTGCCTTGGCGCAGAATCCTATTCAAGGTAGCATTCTAGGGCGTGGGAAACCCTACAAAGATAAGATCGCCTTGCGCTGGAACACAAACAACTACCAAGTGTTTAAACAGTTAACACAAGATGGAGTTTGGATAGACAGGATGATCTTGAATGCGAATAATCAAGTGGAAGGAAAAGATTGGACTAGAATAACTGCCCAACCCGTCAAAGCCAAATCATTAGCTGAAATGGAACGTATAGCCACTGTCAAAGATACTGCATTAGCCATTGTGGCAGAAGGACTATACGGTAAAAGTGAATATCCTTCTGATCTATCCCTAATGGACCGTATCAAGTATCAAGATATGGAGAGAGAGAATAAGCATCTCATAGTCACCTTATATACATCCATTAATAGAGAAGCCGCACTCTACGCCGGCTTAGGTTTTGAAGATGCTATTTCTGTGGATCCAAATAAGAACTACGTGTATAGAATAACTCCTGTTAAACCTGATGGTGTACCGGGTACTTTAATTACCGGATACATTTATGTCGCGGGAAGAGACGTGAATGTAAATCCGGAATACAGAGGACTGGATACAAAAGCCGGTGAACAAGCCATCGTCTTACGCTGGCCAAAATCTGAAAGTCCATTTACCGGATACTTTATAGAAAGATCAGAAGACAAAAAGAAATTTTCAAGAATCCATCAAAATGTATATCTACCTAATATCGAGGTAGATTCTAGCTCACAGGACACTTTCTATTATTATTATGACAGCGTGGCGAATTACAAGCCTTACTATTATCGATTGATAGGGATCAATGCTTTCGGAGAACATCATCTTTATGCTGACACCGTAAGAGGTATGGCAGAAGATTTTACTCCGGTAACCCCTCCTACATTTGAATTGGAAAAGAATGGCGAAAAATTAAGTTTCACCTGGAAGAAACCAGAAGAAAAAGACTTGAAAGGTTACTACATCTTAACAGGTAAAACACCTTCAGCAAATGAAGTACTAATCACAAAAACCATGTTAAATCCAGATGTGACGCAGTATACCCATACAATAGACAATAGCATCAGCGCGGCATACTATCGATTAATGCTAACTGACACCGTAGGGAACATAAGCTACAGTAACCCAGTATACATGTTTGAACCGGATGAAACGCCACCTGCTCCTCCTACCGGACTTACAGGTAAAATCGACACATCAGGTATAGTCACACTCAACTGGAATCTAGACCATAACGAAGCCGCCTTGCGCGGATATAAAGTTTATATTGCTAATCAAGGGGATCACCAATTTACGCCGGTAAGTAATATTGTTGCGGATACCACTTACTCCTTCCCTATCAGTCTAGAAACATTGACTAGAAAAGTATGGATACAGGTGGTGGCCATAGACGGCAGTTTTAATCACTCCAAACCTAGTAAAACACTGATACTGGATAGACCTGACCAAATACCTCCCATCACTCCCCAGATCTTAAATTATACCAATGATAAAAATGGAATTTCTTTGTCTTGGTCGAATAGCAAATCTTCTGATTTTAAAGAAAATATACTTTACAAAAGATCAGAAGGAGAGACCCAATGGGCCGAGATTTTTAAGTCTAACAAAGTGTACAACTATTTAGATAAGGATGTAAAACCGGGAGCCCAATATGAATATACGCTTAGAGCAATAGATTCTTCAGGTCTCTATTCTGATTATGCCTTCCCCATAGCCATCAGAACCTCATTTCAAAATAGTACTGAAACCCTCAACCTGACAGGAACTTATGTAGCTGCAAAGAAATGGGTTACTTTAAAATGGACTGCAAGCAAAAAAGAGGTAGACTATTTTATACTTTATAAAGACGAAGGTCAAGGACTAACTATGTACAAATCCCTTCCGGCAAGTACCCTGAGCTTTGAGGAAGAAGGCACAGGATTGCCCAAAGGAAAATATGCCCTAAAAGTAAAGTACAAGGATTTACAAGAATCAGATCTATTTATCTGCAAATAA
- a CDS encoding DEAD/DEAH box helicase, translated as MQTLKFSELPISDYIVKAVEEMGFTESTPIQTAAIPVVMSGRDVIGQAQTGTGKTAAFGIPAIEHVNAEDRNTQVLILCPTRELALQVKEQLTLLAKYKKGLLVSAIYGGESYERQFANLKRGTQIVVGTPGRIMDHIEKKTLKLDNISMVILDEADEMLNMGFREDIEQILSFAKEDRQTVLFSATMSKEILNITKKFQNDPEIVKVTRKEITNTNIEQSYYLVKKEAKFELMVRLIDVHDLQLMLVFCNTKSKVDEIVEELQANGYAAEGLHGDMRQAARNQVMNKFRNGNTKILVATDVAARGIDVSGVDAVINYDLPMDLEYYVHRIGRTGRAGKLGKAFLFITKRDRSRMRDLEQYTKVAIPQGKIPTSADLEKSRINKFVEKIRENIVEDTNPAFEKIVDQLKEEGFYTHQIISALMQMQMGAVRKSSFRDEDIADEARGRNERFASKERGNRREFSRDRKPSFGGGRSAEEGMTRLFINLGRKDNVSPNHIVGAIASEAKIPGRVIGQIDMYDKFSFVEVPQRDVRKVIEGMKGKTINQREANIEVAK; from the coding sequence ATGCAAACATTAAAGTTTTCAGAACTTCCTATTTCAGATTACATCGTTAAAGCCGTAGAAGAAATGGGCTTTACTGAGTCTACTCCTATTCAAACGGCCGCTATTCCTGTAGTTATGTCAGGCAGGGACGTGATAGGACAAGCTCAAACCGGTACAGGTAAGACAGCAGCATTTGGTATTCCAGCAATTGAGCACGTTAATGCAGAAGACAGAAACACACAGGTATTGATTCTTTGTCCTACTAGAGAATTGGCTTTGCAGGTTAAAGAGCAATTGACACTTCTAGCAAAATATAAAAAAGGTCTTCTGGTTTCAGCCATCTACGGTGGAGAATCTTATGAAAGACAATTCGCTAACCTTAAGAGAGGAACTCAGATCGTGGTGGGTACTCCGGGTAGAATCATGGACCACATCGAGAAGAAAACCTTGAAATTGGATAATATTTCAATGGTGATTTTAGATGAGGCTGATGAGATGTTAAACATGGGCTTTAGAGAAGATATCGAACAGATATTATCTTTTGCCAAAGAGGACAGACAAACCGTTCTATTCTCAGCTACCATGTCTAAGGAGATTCTTAACATCACTAAGAAGTTCCAAAACGATCCTGAAATAGTTAAGGTTACCAGAAAAGAAATCACTAACACAAACATTGAACAATCTTACTATTTGGTTAAAAAAGAAGCCAAATTTGAATTGATGGTAAGATTAATAGATGTGCATGATCTACAGTTGATGCTAGTATTCTGTAATACGAAATCAAAAGTAGACGAGATCGTAGAAGAACTTCAAGCTAACGGTTATGCAGCAGAAGGTCTACACGGGGATATGCGCCAAGCCGCACGTAATCAAGTCATGAACAAATTCCGTAATGGAAATACCAAAATATTAGTTGCCACGGACGTTGCAGCCAGAGGTATTGACGTGAGCGGAGTGGATGCCGTAATCAACTATGACCTCCCTATGGACTTGGAATACTACGTTCACCGTATCGGTAGAACCGGCAGAGCGGGTAAATTAGGTAAAGCATTCTTATTCATCACTAAAAGAGATAGAAGCAGAATGCGCGATTTGGAACAATACACCAAAGTAGCCATTCCACAAGGGAAAATACCTACCTCTGCTGACCTTGAGAAATCTCGTATCAACAAATTCGTAGAAAAGATCAGAGAAAATATTGTAGAAGATACTAACCCTGCTTTTGAAAAGATCGTAGATCAATTGAAAGAAGAAGGTTTCTACACCCACCAAATCATCTCTGCCCTTATGCAAATGCAAATGGGTGCCGTTAGAAAGTCAAGCTTTAGAGATGAAGACATTGCTGATGAAGCTCGCGGAAGAAATGAAAGATTTGCTTCTAAAGAAAGAGGTAACAGAAGAGAGTTCTCAAGAGACAGAAAACCTTCATTCGGAGGTGGAAGATCTGCAGAAGAAGGAATGACACGTTTATTCATCAATTTAGGTAGAAAAGATAACGTTTCTCCTAACCACATCGTAGGAGCTATAGCTTCTGAAGCTAAGATTCCAGGACGTGTAATTGGTCAAATTGATATGTATGATAAGTTTTCTTTCGTAGAAGTTCCTCAAAGAGATGTACGAAAAGTAATCGAGGGAATGAAAGGAAAAACCATCAATCAGCGAGAAGCCAATATTGAGGTTGCAAAATAA